A single genomic interval of Aedes aegypti strain LVP_AGWG chromosome 1, AaegL5.0 Primary Assembly, whole genome shotgun sequence harbors:
- the LOC5565085 gene encoding 26S proteasome regulatory subunit 8: MTNSSKMEVDTQKGEGFRSYYIQKIEELQLIVAEKNQNLRRLQAQRNELNAKVRMLREELQLLQEQGSYVGEVVKPMDKKKVLVKVHPEGKFVVDIDKNIDINDVTPNCRVALRNESYTLHKILPNKVDPLVSLMMVEKVPDSTYEMVGGLDKQIKEIKEVIELPVKHPELFDALGIAQPKGVLLYGPPGTGKTLLARAVAHHTECTFIRVSGSELVQKFIGEGSRMVRELFVMAREHAPSIIFMDEIDSIGSSRIESGSGGDSEVQRTMLELLNQLDGFEATKNIKVIMATNRIDILDPALLRPGRIDRKIEFPPPNEEARLDILKIHSRKMNLTRGINLRKIAELMPGASGAEVKGVCTEAGMYALRERRVHVTQEDFEMAVAKVMQKDSEKNMSIKKLWK, from the exons ATGACCAACTCGTCCAAG ATGGAAGTGGACACCCAGAAGGGGGAAGGCTTCCGGTCGTATTACATCCAGAAGATCGAGGAGCTGCAGCTGATTGTGGCTGAGAAGAACCAGAACTTGCGCCGTTTGCAGGCGCAGCGTAATGAGTTGAATGCGAAGGTTCGAATGCTGCGGGAGGAGTTGCAGTTGCTGCAGGAACAGGGAAGTTACGTGGGAGAGGTGGTGAAGCCCATGGACAAGAAGAAGGTCCTGGTCAAAGTGCACCCGGAGGGCAAGTTTGTGGTGGATATCGATAAGAACATCGACATCAACGATGTCACTCCGAATTGCCGTGTGGCCTTGCGGAACGAGAGCTACACTCTGCACAAGATCCTTCCGAATAAGGTCGATCCGTTGGTGTCCCTTATGATGGTGGAAAAAGTTCCGGACTCCACGTACGAAATGGTCGGCGGGCTGGATAAGCAGATCAAGGAAATCAAGGAGGTGATTGAGCTGCCGGTGAAACATCCGGAACTGTTCGATGCGCTGGGAATTGCCCAGCCGAAGGGAGTGTTGCTGTACGGGCCACCGGGAACGGGAAAAACACTTCTGGCTCGAGCCGTGGCCCATCACACGGAGTGCACGTTTATTCGCGTATCCGGCTCGGAACTGGTGCAGAAGTTTATCGGCGAGGGTTCCCGAATGGTGCGGGAGCTGTTCGTGATGGCGAG AGAGCACGCGCCGTCGATCATCTTCATGGACGAAATCGATTCCATCGGATCATCGCGTATCGAAAGCGGCAGTGGAGGCGATTCCGAAGTACAGCGTACCATGTTGGAACTATTGAATCAGCTGGACGGTTTCGAGGCGACCAAGAACATCAAGGTCATCATGGCCACCAATCGTATCGACATCCTGGATCCGGCCCTGCTGCGTCCCGGACGTATCGATCGTAAGATCGAATTCCCGCCACCAAACGAGGAAGCCCGTCTGGACATTCTGAAGATTCACTCGCGAAAGATGAACCTGACGCGAGGTATCAATCTGCGCAAGATCGCCGAACTGATGCCGGGTGCTTCCGGGGCCGAGGTGAAGGGCGTCTGCACCGAGGCGGGAATGTACGCTCTGCGGGAGCGCCGAGTCCACGTCACGCAGGAGGACTTCGAGATGGCCGTCGCCAAGGTGATGCAGAAGGACTCCGAGAAGAACATGTCGATCAAGAAGCTCTGGAAGTAG
- the LOC5578389 gene encoding adenylate kinase isoenzyme 6 homolog, whose translation MKQPNILVTGTPGVGKTHLSKRVAEQLGFKWQNVSDIANQNGFVEEYDEEFECPVLDEDKLLDHLEPIMQEGGNVVEYHSSEFFPERWFQAVYVVRCSTSLLYERLQARGYNDRKVKSNMECEIFQIPLDEAKDSYRSEIIVELQSDTEADLDGNVKLIADWLEHWRSANEGKKQ comes from the exons ATGAAGCAACCGAACATTCTCGTCACAG GAACGCCCGGCGTCGGCAAGACGCATCTGTCCAAGCGAGTAGCCGAACAGCTCGGGTTCAAGTGGCAAAACGTATCGGATATAGCCAACCAAAATGGGTTCGTCGAGGAGTACGACGAGGAATTCGAGTGCCCGGTGCTGGACGAGGACAAGCTGCTGGATCACCTGGAACCGATCATGCAGGAAGGTGGAAATGTAGTCGAGTACCACAGTTCGGAATTCTTCCCGGAACGGTGGTTCCAGGCCGTATATGTGGTCCGGTGTTCAACTTCCTTGCTCTATGAACGGCTTCAGGCCCGGGGCTACAACGATCGGAAAGTGAAATCCAACATGGAATGTGAGATCTTCCAGATTCCGCTGGACGAGGCCAAAGATTCCTACCGGAGCGAAATCATCGTCGAGCTGCAGAGTGACACCGAGGCCGATCTGGACGGCAACGTGAAGCTGATTGCCGACTGGCTGGAACACTGGCGGAGTGCCAACGAGGGCAAGAAGCAGTAG